In Hymenobacter volaticus, the genomic window TGGGTCCTAGCTTGGAGCATCGGCTACGAGCCTTCATTTTGATACCGCTGATTTCGCAGACGTACTGTGATACCGAGCGCTTTTCCTGGAAGCACGAGTTTCTGCCTTTTTATCAGCAGGCTAGCCAAGATCGGCTTGGCTTGCACTTGCGCTTACCGAGCGGCAATGTGGGCTGCCGCATTCTACCCTTGCGCATTCATAATCTCGAACCAAGTGATGTGCAACTGCTGGAACAAACACTCGGTGGCCAGTTGCGCACCATTGATTTTGTTTACCAAGAACTAGGGGTAAACCGGCCATTGCGGGCCAAAGACGACGAATTGCCGCGTTCGAGTGGGGGGCTGCTGTATCGCAACCAGATCAATAAGGTGGCCAATGCCATCAAAGAATTGATAGCCGCCGTGAAGCAGCCTTTACCGCGGCCAACAACCACTTCCCTAGCTTACTCGCTCCCCCCAACTGCTCTCCTATCTGAGCAGGAAGCAAGCAAGCTTTCTACTATCTCATCTGTTTCGTCGCGCCCAACCCCGCCTGAGGGACCGGTGGTATTTCTGCCTTGGACTTCCAAAGAGTTGGCAGCCCGGCGCGAAGAACTGGCCTTGATTTGCACCAAAGCCGGCCTACACGTAGTGCCCGCCACTGACTGCCCCTTGGATGAAGACGAGTTCCGCTTGCGGACGCAGGAAGCCATGACGGCGGCTACGTGCTCGGTACACCTGTTAGGCAACGAGTTCGGCCGGCGCTTCGAAGACGATGAGGATTGCTCTTTCCCCATGTATGCTTACCAGCAGGCGCGGCAGCGAGCAGCAAATCAGGACACGTTCCGCCAATTTATTTGGTACTGCCCTGATGAAACGTTGGCAGTAAAACCCGCCCAGAAAGCGTTTGTGAATGCCATTCGCAACGAGCTAACGGAGCGGTGCATGTTTACGAATGCTCCTAATGCCATGCAGCTGGTAGAAGACCTGCGCAGCACGCTTACCAAGGCAACGCCGGCCCCGGCTAGCACAGAGAAGGAAACGGATATCTTCTTTGTCTACAACCAACTCGATAGCAATGAGGCCAACGAAATAACCGACCGGCTAAGCGAAGAAATTCCGCTGGAGCTGCTCATTATCGAGCCCGATAGCGAAGATCTGTACAAGGAAATCACGGTGCGTACGATCCCTAAAAGCAAGCTCGCGGTGGTTTATTTCAAGTACAGCGCTGATTGGGCGCTGCCGTTTGTAAAGCAAGTTTGGCGCTTGGTAGGTGGCGCCAACTCCTTAACGCCCATCCTATTTGTCGGGGAGGATGACCCTGCTCAAAACAAAATGCGAGCTTTTAAGGCGCCGCGGGTTATCTCATGCATTCAACCCCACAGGGGCGTGAGCGAGGAAGTGCGGCGCGTGTTTCAACAGATCAATGTGCGCTCGTAATGACGGCCTCCTGCGATTCTGAACCTTCTTTATTTGGTCCCGAGGAACCCATCTGCCCATATACCGGGCTGCGCACCTTCACGGAAGAAGAAGCTCTCTACTTTCGGGGGCGCGAAGCTCACGTGGAGAAATGCCGGACGCTGCTAGCCGAACAGCATTTTGTCATGATTACGGGCGCCTCCGGCGACGGCAAATCCTCTCTGGTTTTTGCCGGGCTGCTACCAGAAATCCGGGCGGGCTTTCTTCGGAGCCGCTACAGCAGCTGGGCCGTGGCTACGTTCCGACCCGAGCGGAGCCCCTTGCGCAACATGGCTCGGGCTGTAGCGTCGGCCCTGCGCCTGGAAAATAGCGAGGCCGCGGTGGAGACCGAGCTAGAACAAGGATTCTCGGCGCTGGTGCAGCTCTACCAGGCTTCCATACTTTGCCCTCCCGCGGAAGTTGCCGGGGCGCTACCCGCTACTGCGCAGCGCGAGCAGCAACTACAAGCGGCCAACTTGCTACTGGTCGTCGATCAATTTGAAGAATTCTTCACCAACCCAGAAAACTACGCCGGCGACGAGCCCAATACCGCCGCGCAAACGGTAGTTAATCTGCTGCTGGAAACCACGCAGCTCGCGCAGGCCGCCAACTTGCCCATTTATATCATCTGCACCATGCGCTCCGACTTTGTTGGGCAGTGTGCCGAGTTTCGCGGCTTAGTGGAGCAAATTGGGGCAAGCCAGTACTTTGTG contains:
- a CDS encoding nSTAND1 domain-containing NTPase, giving the protein MTASCDSEPSLFGPEEPICPYTGLRTFTEEEALYFRGREAHVEKCRTLLAEQHFVMITGASGDGKSSLVFAGLLPEIRAGFLRSRYSSWAVATFRPERSPLRNMARAVASALRLENSEAAVETELEQGFSALVQLYQASILCPPAEVAGALPATAQREQQLQAANLLLVVDQFEEFFTNPENYAGDEPNTAAQTVVNLLLETTQLAQAANLPIYIICTMRSDFVGQCAEFRGLVEQIGASQYFVPRLLRHEFIEVIKEPALLSGNRISERLVQRLLYDMHNGQDQLPVLQHALRRIWLAANEGREEMDLLHYAMVGGLSDELPAADQARFAQWQETLSAPQRQFLLADPSLRNVLDAHANQLYYEASTRYNQAFAPRYRPLRWSR